ATTGGCTTTTATATGAATATGAATCCATTCTCTttgattttgtatttttggCTAATGGATGCTTATAGCTCACCTTTCATGATACACACACACTTGACATTAATAGATGATCACAAGTTTAGGCTTGATTAGACACTTTCTAAGGATACTTTTGTATCATAATTTGGCACCTAAAATAGATCACTAATGGTCTTGTATACAACTGCACTTTAGGTTAACCTTTGGATTCACATTAGTTCACAAGTAAGTTCACATTCACATGCTTTCACTTCTTTTGATTATTTGGTGTttgatatctcatgggttttaatgcttttaaaattgttttcgacCCTTTCCATAAATAAATCAATCCTTCAACCTCATTCAAAATTCATGATTAAGTCATTAGgtatgaaaatctatttttcaaaagtcaTGCTACCAATTTTACGCATCtttccattaatttttaaatgaatttcaattttgaaatacatgaaataaattcatgACTCCACATAAATGGGGTAATTCCTTACCTTGGTGAGCTTATCCATGATTAGATGAGGTTAAGAAAGTATGGATAATTTTCATGGACATTAATTTGGGAAGTGGTAAATCCCTACATTCAAGTTcttcaaaaacaaatattttactCTCTTTGGGTAATTTGTTGAACCTTtggatgaaaaattaaattcagattATTTAAGTcctttctaaaatttttctaataacTGAATGATGTTATAGACTTTCTAAATGTgctaatataattttttttgagttcaaaattgttttcaatttatAGATATAAATCAATCTTTCCACATATTCATTTTCACTATGTTATGGACACTaggaatttttttctaaaattaaattatttaatgaattcCTTAATtccttttgatatttttccttaatcTAGACTTCTTGAATTTAATCTTAGGTACCTAAAACACTCAAAATGGATTTCCCAAGTaggagatataatttttttttctcctaatgGTTCTTTTCAAGAGTTAAGGGggtgtttatttaattttaaatatgttatgtGTGTGATCATACTTTATGcctatttttcatgaaaattagATATATTGAATAGGTTGTACAAAATTGTTTAGGATTTTCAAGCATCTCTGAGTCAGTCAAATAATTTAACTTTTGCATGTCATGGAAATAAGCTTTGTTCTGGACCAATTGGGATTTGATAAAAACTAGTATTAAAAAgaacataattaaataattttacctTTTAGGTTGTAATCTAGACACATAGAAGAGATTgcctaatttttttcataatgaaatTTCACTTCTAgataattagtagagacctattTTAGGACTTAGAGGGTTGCTACTTTATAGTACCTTCTTGATAtgtaaccaaacccctagacttggattcaatttttaaagacatgtttttccaaataagtagtcatttttagtattttatttcttattttgtttttcctttaaaatataaaaaaaatatgtggtaactccaatttttacaaaaaaaagttttgCATTAAAAAGCAAATCTCACCATTGAACAAGAATGTACGTGAAAAATGCAAGTCCGCACTATGGTATACCGTTAGATTAGTTTTGGTTCCACCCACAAATATGCAAGGAACATCTAAGGCTACCTGCTTCCGTAAGTTTCACTATGTTGGGCATTGTATTAACAatgtaacaatttttttttttaatatatgcacatttattgaaaaatatatatgccTTAAGACTTTATGAAAAATAACACATGTAATACAAGTTTATTCACtccttttattaaatatttttaggtaTACTTAGATTTTGGGAATAAGTGACATGTGTATGAAAGGTGCAAAAGCCTCTTTATTTCTTTAGCTAAGAGACTAATttaattggatatttttttgtattaatggtTCACTTTACAATGTACTACTTTTTAGGGGATttgtcataatttaatttatggatttttgtatgaaaagataaattgaaattaagttaaaatttttttgttaacttcTCATGTCAAACCACACATGTGAAATGATTGTGGTGTCCTAACCTCCGGGATGGGTCACATCATTGGCTTACATTTCCATGAGAAGGGTTATGATAAATTAGCAATGATGCTTCATGCTAACGTGCCTTCAAATTTTTAGGTTGATGTTTTTCTTGTTGCACCATATCTCATCAACAAGATACCTTCCACAACTTTGAACTTTGACACCtacattaaaagtaaatatttCTCAAAAGGTATAGCAAACACAAATTCACCCAGAAGACATACCCTTTTTGTCTTCCTAGCCTATTGCTCTGTTCAAAAGAGATAAATGCTTGCATGTATCCCCAAACAAATAGAGTTTATCAAGACATGTTTCTACTTGCTATGCATGGAAATCCATAGCTCAGTTCCTTTCCTAAAAGGATGAATGGCTCACACCACCGGCCGAAATAAGTATTCAACAGCACTCGAGCCTTCAAGCCAAATACAGTGTCATATTGCCTACTATTGACATAACACCTATCACTAGTAATCTCCACCCTCCTACATTTAGGTTGTAAACTTTTTTAAAGAGAtcctaaactaaattaaattgctTAATTCTTAAAATCCATGTAGATTCTGTTTAATTTACAGCATGGATGTAATAAGTCTAACAGGCTCTTCCTCTTTTGTCATTCTCTTTAGCTCCTGTTCAAACCTTTCCATGACTGGCGGAGGCAGGCATATAGGTATAACATTCCCTTCTTCTCCTTTGCTGTTCCTGAACCGCATACAGAAGCTAATATTAGATAAAGCCCTAGCAATCCCACCATAGACTGGCTTTCCCCACCCGAAGTCGATCTCTCCAAACCCGGCACGTGTGAGATCTGAAATAAGATAGTTCCCCGGCTGCGTAAATGAGGGACGGCCCTTGATGACCATAAGATCTGCCACTGATTTTACATACTCTTGGCTCATTTCCGCCTTGGCTTTCTTCAGTAACCTTATCGCATATTCCAATGGGTTTTTACATAGCATTCCAGCCTTAGTAATTGAAGCTGGATAAACAAAAGCATTTCCATAGTATCCTGGAGGCAGATCGAAACCGCGCTTGCCTCGCATATTGATTAAGCATGAAATGCGAACAACCTCATCAGGGTCTACTGCAAATGCAATTGTGCGGCATCTCCATACATACGCTATTAGAACCTCAAACGTCGAGCAGGCACCGAGGCTTGCAGGAAGTCGGTTCCTAAGTGCTCTTATCTCCTTGAGGCCAAAGAAGAATGATCGATGAACCAAATTATTTTCGTCCATGGTCATTAGTGTGCCCCTGGTATTGGTTACCTCCTCGTATTCATGATGTATACGGGTAATTCGTGGCGGATTTCGGGCATTTAACAGCTCTCTTTGCCATATGGGCAGCAGAGATGGCACAGACAGACCTTGAGCCATCTCGCTTATGGCGTCGAGGAATTGGACCAAGCCAGGACCATCACTCATTGTGTGGTTTAGGCGCAATGCAAATATAAATCCTCCACACCTCAATCGGGTCACCTGCATTGTACAAACATCGGCTTTATCAATATATGTTTTAGCAACATCCAATGAAATAGACAATTTTTGCTTAAGTATTGGGTTATTTGATAtctattttaaatcattatcaattaatatttttttttattgattttaactcatctttgctttcattaattttaaataataaatttatttataaaacaatcataaaatatttattataaaaaatggatgtaaaataataattctaaaaaatactcTCACTAATGTGGTTTCAAAAAGttacttttattatttcaaaaaactaaatatttttattttttcaattcaattaaaatttttaaaaataagtgaaaaataaaaaataaagaaaaagttaaaaacaaagtaTGTGACATATGAAAGTAAATTACATTcattattaagttaaaaataaatactatctaaaataattattttaatttaataattaaagtaaaaataatttaaatataatattaagttgtctaatcaaatatcatttttgggtaaAGTTGACTTACCAAACATTTtcttataatgaaaaatatttaccTGAATTAAGATAAGAGGGGAACCAAGAATTTCCCCGGAGCCAGGGACATCATACAGAATCTCCTCGTAGCAGGGGCACATTGGTTGAATTGAATCACcaagattctcaagtgtggtATCGGCATCGGCTTCAATGAACAAGACCCCTTCACCGGTGCAGTCCACCATGAGTTTTCTATTATCCCCTTCAATCAGCCTACCTGCAAATGGGTAGTAGTATACAAGCGCCTTACCTAGAGCTTCTTTAATGACCTTTGCAGGGTCTTTTCCTTTCATTAAAGGATTGTTTGGGTAAAACATTATCACAGGAACTTGAAAGCGAAGGCCTTCTTGATCATCTAAATCAGAAAGCTGCTTCACCTCTCGTGGGGTAGGGTTTGTAGGCCGAACAAACTCTGGAGCACACCGTTTAACGGAGAATACTAGAGGAGACGATGatgatgccatgtccttccaGGCAAGGAGTTTGTTGATAGAATAtagaaaaaatgatgaagagaaaattgaaggaGTTTATGTGATGGTTTGCTTTGAGAAGAAGGTAGCTGATATTTATAGCCTATTGCTGCACTCCAATAACGCGGCGGAGCATCTTGCTCAGCCTACGACACGGTTTAGATAAGACATAAGAGGTAGAATTTTAGATGTGTTTCACGTGTTTTTTTCTCTCCAGGCCCCAAGAAGCTACACAACGATAAAAAGGCAGAATTTTGGGTTGTGTTTCAAATCCACCCACTGTCTTAATGCACCTAAAATATCATCACTACTCTTTTCTTCTGCACCACACCCTCCTATCATTCTTACTCTACGTGTATGGTGTCCATTGTTTCACGACCCCCCTAAAAGCCATGGTCCTTTCCTCTACGTTATGTCTCTTTCAATGTCAGAACGGTCCCCTCCTATCATAAAAaattagggagaattgtgttttggacccaGCTAGgcacaaaaattaataaaatatcctCCAAACACCTATAATTGATTGTAATGATATAAGGttggaatagacaaaaataccccttttTACTTACACCCATCATTTTGTCTTTATACCACCACTCTTTAGATGCCCATCCATAAAATTCtcctttatttaatcatttttttattttttattattttttaaactcctttaaaaataattgaaaaatcaatattatttactatttttaaattataaataaataaaaattatattaatgattcaaaaattattttggaacatacttttgaaaaaaatattaatttaaatgaataaaaattactttttacattttacaagtaaataatttaatgattaaaacactatttaaaataaatatatttactattttttttcttttatactaaaaagtattttaaagtttatttttttattattataaaataaaaagtttaaagtttttttttttttaatctttttctttccatagtttaataattttttgaacatagacttttgtaataagttatatgaatgttccaaatttgtttattaaggaatttttttaatgatttgaattaattgaaaatttattgaaatgagaaaaaaaaaaaagagagaaagaggatagatgaagagtttttattttaaatatccaactaaaatgttttcgtatttagaaatggattatatcaatacatagcatagtaaagattgatttttttctcatacAAAAGAGTTAAATGATATGtttactcattttaaataaaaacaagtagttaaaaattatatagattatgtttgagtttggtcttaaaatattttttctagtttttattatttttttatttttaaaaattatttttattttctatattgtctttttttgaaaatagatttaattaaaaaaatgaaaaatattttttaaaatgaaaattgaagaccttgtttaatactaagataataaaaataattaaatttcatttattaattattcttttttatttttaaaatataatatgttcacaattaaataaaagaattggtcaattgtatattttttttcacaaaaatgtaatatgttcataaaaaaattggattgaagtttttcatcatttttttaatcaaactacTAGAATCATGTTTAATACAAATATAGGCATATATGCACTACgggaatatgaaatttgtgtcactaTATAAGAGTATTTACTAACTGTATAAgagaaatgtactaagtgtacaagtaGTGTATAAGATtaccatttataaaatatttcaatctattttgaaccactcctttattttccttgtcacccacaaattgcatattcatgtcatgcactttatttaactcccatATGGAAATTCTGAtactttccccaataatgatgtttggaaaaaaaaaaaaactaaccctaattcatccatccttttattagttaaaccattagaaatatggttaacacACCTACATGGACATATTACTTAGGATAGATATATTGTACAAtagtattacactaattgtacaagggaaatgtactaagtgtacaagggtgtacaagattaccatctataaaaaaatttaatcgattttgaatcactttttcaatttccttgtcacccatagATTGCATACCTACGTCatgcaatttatttaactttcacatgaaaatttcgatacttttcttagtaataatgtttggggaaaaaaaatttaatcataattcatccaccattttgttagccaaaccattagaaataagattaatatatcTACGTGGACACACAACTTAAGAGGGATATAttgcaccattgtacaatgatgttacactaactgtacaagggaaatgtactaagtgtacaagggaaatatactaagtgtacaagggtgtacaaggttaccatttgtgaaagattttagtcgattttgaatcatttctttattttttttttgttacccATAAATTGTTTATGAAATTTGCACTATTATATAAGGGTGTTACACTAATTATAAAAGAGTATTCCACTCACTGTGTAAGGCAATGTACTAACTGTATGTGGTAAATGTACTAAttatacaagggtgtacaaggttaTCTTTTATGCaagattttaatcaattctgaactttttttttttttttttgtcacctAAGGATTGAACACTTTTCCCCCACACATTCCTtcacctaaaaattgttttaatttgaaatttgaaatttcatcatccaaaatttgtaattgcatatttcatttaagtagttttaacaatattttttcttacaaCATTTACATcctatataaaggaaaattaaccataatatttaggtattacctttttttttttttgtgaaatcaaattaatataaatggataACACATTAATGTCATTGTTTCAAATAACTTAAGACAATATAAACAACAGATAATAACTGTTGAGgcaaaattatgaatattttttttaccaaactatgtcatttaGATCTTCTCtaccaaaattaaaacataggaaataaaattaaaattaatcacatttaaaatgtttattacaagtaaaccgaatgaaatatatattttttactattttacctttataaacataatgttagcagatattaaaaaaattatatttaaatagaattaaaaaggataaaaaattatctttgtaacatttgtaattttttttataaaaaatcattaatttaaattatcaagttaatttaaaataatttttttgttgtaattatagttttaaagattctacgatttttatattattacttttaatttattttctttgattttttattttaaatttcatctaaacttgttttttcttacatttatatgttttctattatatccttatttaaagtgattttcatctaatttgtattccattatattctcttttcaattttaatgtgtTGTTATACCTCTTTACataacaaaagattttattatttttcatctacaaaactttatacaaaagatatcatgtacgaggaaaaaaaataaaaaaagagaaaactaTGATATAATTTACATACACATCTCTTAATATGATACATTTGCTTGACTTAATGACATCAtgctttaataatttaaatcatgTCAAGTccacatttattttaaatttaaaaaggcatttgaatatttttcaaattattaagttataa
This DNA window, taken from Vitis vinifera cultivar Pinot Noir 40024 chromosome 2, ASM3070453v1, encodes the following:
- the LOC100243166 gene encoding methanol O-anthraniloyltransferase, whose product is MASSSSPLVFSVKRCAPEFVRPTNPTPREVKQLSDLDDQEGLRFQVPVIMFYPNNPLMKGKDPAKVIKEALGKALVYYYPFAGRLIEGDNRKLMVDCTGEGVLFIEADADTTLENLGDSIQPMCPCYEEILYDVPGSGEILGSPLILIQVTRLRCGGFIFALRLNHTMSDGPGLVQFLDAISEMAQGLSVPSLLPIWQRELLNARNPPRITRIHHEYEEVTNTRGTLMTMDENNLVHRSFFFGLKEIRALRNRLPASLGACSTFEVLIAYVWRCRTIAFAVDPDEVVRISCLINMRGKRGFDLPPGYYGNAFVYPASITKAGMLCKNPLEYAIRLLKKAKAEMSQEYVKSVADLMVIKGRPSFTQPGNYLISDLTRAGFGEIDFGWGKPVYGGIARALSNISFCMRFRNSKGEEGNVIPICLPPPVMERFEQELKRMTKEEEPVRLITSML